In the Chroococcidiopsis sp. SAG 2025 genome, one interval contains:
- a CDS encoding protochlorophyllide reductase — protein MAQQQSTVVITGTSSGVGLYAAKAFAQRGWYVVMGCRDIPKTKAAAQSVSIPEDSYTVIHLDLASLESVRQFVKDFRATGRHLDALVCNAAIYMPLLKEPLRSPEGYELNVATNHLGHFLLCNLMLEDLKNSPAADKRLVILGTVTHNPDELGGKIPPRPDLGNLDGFAAGFKAPISMIDGKKFEPVKAYKDSKVCNVLTMRELHRRYHDSTGITFTSLYPGCVADTPLFRNHYPLFQKLFPLFQKHITGGYVSQELAGERVAAVVIDPEYKQSGAYWSWGNRQKKEGKSFVQKVSPQARDDEKAQKMWDLSEKLVGIGVPV, from the coding sequence ATGGCACAACAGCAATCGACCGTTGTTATTACAGGAACTTCTTCGGGCGTTGGTTTGTATGCAGCAAAAGCCTTCGCTCAACGAGGTTGGTATGTCGTTATGGGATGTCGGGATATACCCAAAACAAAAGCTGCCGCTCAGAGTGTCAGCATACCGGAAGATAGCTACACGGTCATCCATCTAGACTTAGCTAGCTTAGAGAGCGTGCGACAGTTTGTCAAAGACTTTCGGGCAACAGGCAGACACTTAGATGCTCTGGTGTGCAATGCAGCAATCTATATGCCTTTACTCAAGGAGCCATTACGCAGCCCAGAAGGATATGAGTTAAACGTTGCCACCAATCACCTCGGTCATTTTCTCCTATGCAACCTCATGTTAGAGGATTTGAAGAATTCGCCAGCTGCGGATAAAAGGCTCGTCATTTTGGGAACCGTAACCCACAATCCAGACGAACTGGGTGGGAAGATTCCACCGCGTCCAGATTTAGGGAATTTAGATGGTTTTGCAGCTGGATTTAAAGCCCCAATTTCGATGATTGACGGTAAGAAATTTGAACCCGTCAAAGCTTACAAAGATAGTAAAGTGTGTAACGTATTGACGATGCGAGAACTACACCGTCGCTATCACGACTCCACAGGAATTACTTTTACGTCTCTTTATCCTGGTTGCGTTGCCGATACACCGCTATTCCGCAACCACTATCCACTGTTTCAAAAACTTTTTCCATTGTTCCAAAAACATATCACGGGGGGATATGTATCTCAGGAGTTGGCTGGCGAACGGGTAGCTGCTGTAGTTATCGATCCTGAGTACAAGCAATCTGGTGCTTATTGGAGTTGGGGAAATCGTCAGAAGAAAGAGGGAAAGTCTTTCGTACAAAAAGTTTCGCCTCAAGCCCGCGACGATGAAAAAGCTCAGAAAATGTGGGATTTAAGCGAGAAGTTAGTGGGAATAGGGGTTCCGGTGTAG
- the pheA gene encoding prephenate dehydratase: MTVSIAHLGPSGTYSEQAAIAYRERLQQEGQETALHPYPSIPQTLKAVAQGEAQIAVVPVENSIEGSVAVTLDMMWLLDSLQIQLALVLPIAHVLLSHAQSLDTLQVVYSHPQALAQCQLWFTQFLPDVKLIPTNSTTEALQHLEREKTAGAISSLRAAKLYNLPVLASGISDYPDNCTRFWVLSRQSSTVGSHTSLAFSLPANVPGALVKPLQVFAQRNINLSRIESRPTKRSLGEYLYFIDLEGDSHNSAVESALTELVAHTEILKNFGSYKVVLLNQDNYAG; the protein is encoded by the coding sequence ATGACCGTATCGATTGCCCATTTGGGACCTAGTGGCACTTATTCCGAACAAGCTGCGATCGCCTATCGCGAACGATTGCAACAGGAAGGACAAGAGACAGCCTTGCATCCCTACCCCAGCATTCCTCAAACTCTCAAGGCTGTGGCGCAAGGAGAAGCACAGATTGCTGTCGTACCAGTCGAGAATTCGATTGAGGGCAGTGTTGCCGTCACTTTAGATATGATGTGGCTGTTGGATAGTCTACAAATTCAACTAGCTTTAGTCTTGCCAATTGCCCATGTTTTGCTTTCCCACGCTCAAAGTCTGGATACGCTGCAAGTCGTCTATTCTCATCCTCAAGCACTGGCACAGTGTCAGTTGTGGTTTACACAATTTTTGCCAGATGTCAAGTTGATTCCGACAAATTCTACAACTGAGGCATTACAGCACTTAGAACGGGAGAAAACTGCGGGGGCAATATCTTCTCTACGGGCAGCAAAACTTTATAATTTACCCGTGTTAGCTAGTGGGATCTCTGACTATCCCGATAATTGCACGCGGTTTTGGGTACTCAGTCGTCAGTCCTCGACCGTAGGCAGTCACACATCTCTAGCTTTTAGTTTACCTGCCAACGTTCCTGGTGCATTGGTAAAACCGCTTCAGGTATTTGCCCAAAGAAATATCAATCTCAGCCGGATTGAGTCTCGTCCGACTAAGCGATCGCTAGGAGAATATCTCTATTTTATTGACTTAGAAGGTGACTCTCATAACAGTGCTGTGGAGTCAGCTTTAACAGAATTAGTCGCACATACAGAAATCTTAAAGAATTTTGGCAGCTACAAAGTCGTGCTGCTCAACCAAGACAACTACGCAGGATGA